In Musa acuminata AAA Group cultivar baxijiao chromosome BXJ3-9, Cavendish_Baxijiao_AAA, whole genome shotgun sequence, a single genomic region encodes these proteins:
- the LOC135648988 gene encoding transcription factor BEE 1-like isoform X2, producing MGEFAPILPFVEMDPDLELMRQLAELDGCATESPSMGLLMDYSDDYYLPHQPYFSVPFMDDSSGVPAEYQKPVAEPPPVGPTEEQSHGASKRKAIAAPDTSSVNCAGLCSVTRRKKNVCKGSESGKTHKSNSKEVVHVRARRGQATDSHSLAERVRRKKINERMRCLQDLVPGCYKTMGMAGVLDEIINYVQSLQNQVEFLSMRLSAASSFYDYGMGVEAITTNQVNPCTEHLNCLFMCNVDRGGACSCSYAA from the exons ATGGGGGAGTTTGCGCCTATCCTCCCTTTCGTGGAAATGGACCCCGACTTGGAGCTGATGAGGCAGCTTGCAGAGCTCGACGGGTGTGCTACGGAGAGCCCAAGCATGGGATTGTTGATGGACTACTCCGATGATTACTACTTGCCTCATCAGCCATACTTCTCGGTGCCATTTATGGATGACTCGTCCGGTGTGCCTGCGGAATACCAAAAGCCGGTCGCGGAGCCGCCGCCTGTGGGCCCTACCGAAGAACAGAGTCATGGAGCCAGCAAAAGGAAGGCGATCGCAGCACCCGATACAAGTTCCGTGAACTGTGCAGGTCTCTGCTCGGtcacgaggaggaagaagaatgtATGTAAG GGCTCGGAGAGTGGGAAGACACACAAAAGCAATTCGAAGGAGGTGGTTCACGTGAGGGCGAGAAGAGGGCAAGCCACTGACAGCCACAGCCTAGCCGAGAGG GTGAGAAGGAAGAAGATCAATGAAAGAATGCGATGCTTACAAGACCTTGTTCCTGGATGTTACAAG ACGATGGGCATGGCAGGGGTGCTGGATGAGATAATCAACTATGTGCAGTCACTGCAGAACCAAGTTGAG TTTCTTTCCATGAGACTTTCGGCCGCCAGCTCTTTTTATGACTACGGCATGGGAGTCGAAGCGATCACAACAAATCAGGTGAACCCTTGCACGGAACATTTAAATTGCCTGTTCATGTGCAATGTCGATAGGGGAGGAGCTTGTTCTTGTTCTTATGCTGCCTAA
- the LOC135648988 gene encoding transcription factor BEE 1-like isoform X1 — protein MGEFAPILPFVEMDPDLELMRQLAELDGCATESPSMGLLMDYSDDYYLPHQPYFSVPFMDDSSGVPAEYQKPVAEPPPVGPTEEQSHGASKRKAIAAPDTSSVNCAGLCSVTRRKKNVCKLGFQGSESGKTHKSNSKEVVHVRARRGQATDSHSLAERVRRKKINERMRCLQDLVPGCYKTMGMAGVLDEIINYVQSLQNQVEFLSMRLSAASSFYDYGMGVEAITTNQVNPCTEHLNCLFMCNVDRGGACSCSYAA, from the exons ATGGGGGAGTTTGCGCCTATCCTCCCTTTCGTGGAAATGGACCCCGACTTGGAGCTGATGAGGCAGCTTGCAGAGCTCGACGGGTGTGCTACGGAGAGCCCAAGCATGGGATTGTTGATGGACTACTCCGATGATTACTACTTGCCTCATCAGCCATACTTCTCGGTGCCATTTATGGATGACTCGTCCGGTGTGCCTGCGGAATACCAAAAGCCGGTCGCGGAGCCGCCGCCTGTGGGCCCTACCGAAGAACAGAGTCATGGAGCCAGCAAAAGGAAGGCGATCGCAGCACCCGATACAAGTTCCGTGAACTGTGCAGGTCTCTGCTCGGtcacgaggaggaagaagaatgtATGTAAG CTCGGCTTTCAGGGCTCGGAGAGTGGGAAGACACACAAAAGCAATTCGAAGGAGGTGGTTCACGTGAGGGCGAGAAGAGGGCAAGCCACTGACAGCCACAGCCTAGCCGAGAGG GTGAGAAGGAAGAAGATCAATGAAAGAATGCGATGCTTACAAGACCTTGTTCCTGGATGTTACAAG ACGATGGGCATGGCAGGGGTGCTGGATGAGATAATCAACTATGTGCAGTCACTGCAGAACCAAGTTGAG TTTCTTTCCATGAGACTTTCGGCCGCCAGCTCTTTTTATGACTACGGCATGGGAGTCGAAGCGATCACAACAAATCAGGTGAACCCTTGCACGGAACATTTAAATTGCCTGTTCATGTGCAATGTCGATAGGGGAGGAGCTTGTTCTTGTTCTTATGCTGCCTAA